The segment GGTGGGGAAGGCAAGTGGAAaaggccttggctctgccctcagcagatggcatcctcagcacCGAAGAGAATATGTGAATGTAGGAAAATACAATAAaggtaaaacaaagaaatgcCACAAAAGCCAGGAATGCAGAGACACCCACCTCACTGATATAGTCATTGGAGCAGGAGAGTTTCAGGAGCTGGGGGAtgtcacagaagaactggtgaacTATGCGGGGGCCACAGAAGtggatggagaaagtagctgccGTATGCATGACTCCACAGATGGCCCCACTCACCCAGACGCTAAAAACTccatggacacaggttctgaTATCCATGATGATGTCATAGCGCAAGGGAAGACAGATGGCCACGtaacggtcataggacatcaATGTGAGCATGGCCATCTCTGCACCTGCACAGAGGGTCAACACAAAACACTGAAAAACACATTCCCAGAAGGAAATGTCTCCTCTATGCAAGAAAGAGTTGTAGATGAACCTTGGGACAGTCACAGAAATGTAGCAGAGATCCAgaaaggagagatgcttcaggaagaaatacatgggggactggagactgtcatccagggacgtggtggtgatgatgagcatgttgccaGCGAAAGCCAACAAGTAGAGAACGAGGAACAGACAAGCATAGAAGATTTGTAGCTCAGGCTTGGTAGAAAATCCTATAAGGAGAAACCCACTTGTCGTGAAATTAGCCATAGTGTTCTTTAACTTCTAACAAATGTTGGTTGCCAATCACAGGTCCTGAGTGGATGCAGTCTTCCCCAAATTCTCTAGAGTTGCAAAAACATggtaaattaaacaaacaaataaatatctaactataaatctatttcttcataaacacaaaaatgttaaGTATGAGAAAGTGCCTAACAAATAATgatgtaaaagtaaaaattatattacCATAATCATCAATTAACCAAACTGCTATctgttaataaattatatatttcttatttaaaaatgactaaaaaaagctttaaaagctATTCTGGGGAGTGTGGCCACTGTGGCAGCATGCTCAGAAAACAGATCCAGGGAACTGCAAGAACACCCACCCCCTCAgccagagaagagaaaataagattATATGTCCAATTACTATTTCTTACATAAAcagtattatttgtaatttttttattcaataaaataataagagaacTCTGAAGTTCTTAAGTAATTTTGTATGTAACATATTATGCCTTTCATACATGATATTCTCATatcatttagcaaatattttttatcacaaaagtaatctaaaatatataatatcatgGTCAAGTTTCAGCATATATTTTGAAGTAGATctgaatattttaatgaagaaaattagTCCATAAATTAAAAGAAGTTAGTTTACATATAAATAACACTTTCCACTTTCATGTAATTAGAgaataattcatatttaaaaacttgTTCAGGACCCTGGATGTTTCACAGTACCAGAATATTGAGGTACTAACTCCGTGAGGCCATGAGTTCAAATCTGGCAAAGAATCTGGCAaaagaatcaaatcaaatctggcaaaagaaaagagagaa is part of the Sorex araneus isolate mSorAra2 chromosome 2, mSorAra2.pri, whole genome shotgun sequence genome and harbors:
- the LOC101558402 gene encoding olfactory receptor 14J1-like is translated as MANFTTSGFLLIGFSTKPELQIFYACLFLVLYLLAFAGNMLIITTTSLDDSLQSPMYFFLKHLSFLDLCYISVTVPRFIYNSFLHRGDISFWECVFQCFVLTLCAGAEMAMLTLMSYDRYVAICLPLRYDIIMDIRTCVHGVFSVWVSGAICGVMHTAATFSIHFCGPRIVHQFFCDIPQLLKLSCSNDYISEVGVSAFLAFVAFLCFTFIVFSYIHIFSSVLRMPSAEGRAKAFSTCLPHLAVVILFLFTCAFEYFKPHSDSSTVSDILLTIMYAVVPPTFNPMIYSLRNKAVKSAVETSLRKIKHICVMTFMYSFLGENFKFYGQS